AGCCGCCACTGCCGGGGCGGACGTCCGGCGAGCGAGGCGTACCGGGCCAGCCACCAGGCGGTGTAGCCGGGGGCGCGTACCGCCCGCCAGGTCGCGGGCTCGGCACGAAGCAGCCGCAGCGCGGCGGGCCAGGCGTGCGCCGCGACGAGATCGAGGTCGCGCACCGCGATCAGCTCGGCAGGTGGCTCCGCGTCGCCGTCGACCTCGGCCCACCAGAGTTCCTCGTCGGCCAGATCGTGATCGGGCCCGGCGGGTGACTCGACCGTCAACACGCTGAAACCACTGATGACGCCGATACGACGCAGCACGTCCGCCGAGGTGCGCTCGGCGACCGACGAGTCGAGCACGCCGAGCCCGGCGTCCTCGTCGAGGACCGAGGCCAGCGGGGCGTCGGGCAGCATCAGTTCGTCGGCGGCACGCAGTTCACCGTTCGCCGCGGGCAGCGGCAGCGCGGCGAGCCACGGGCGCGGCTCCTCCCCCGCCCGCGCGACCAGGCCGAGCACCAGCTCCACGAGCGGGGTGACGTCCCCGCCCGCCTCGGCCTCGTCGAGCCCCGCCAGGACGGCCTCCCGCACCGGGTCCGAGTCCAGCAGCTCCACCGGGCCCGCTCGTCGGGCGCCGAGCGTCTCCAACAGCGGATGCACCGCGTCGGGATGCGCGATGCGCAGGCCCGTGACGTCGACCGCCGTCGTCGCCGTCAAGGCGGCCAGCTCGCCGTCCGGCAGCAGCACGTCTCGCGGCCCGGTGACCGTGCGGCCGTCCACCAACGGCACGGGCAGCGCGCCCAGCTCGTCGAGCCGCGTTCCGGGCCCCGCCGCCGGGAGCAGGGCGGCGTAGAGCCGCCGCCACCACTCGGGTTCTCGCCGGAGGCCGGACAGTTCGGCGACGACCTCGGCCGGGCCCAGTCGACGGACGCCCAGCGCCGACAGCGCCGCCGTGTGCCGCGCCGCGCCGAGTGTCGAGGACAGGAGGCCGGGAATCACCTCCGCCAGCAGCTCGACCAGCTCGGCGGTGCCGTCCTCGATCACCACCGCGTCCCGTGCCGTCACCTCGGCGCCCGTCGCGGCAGGCAGCCAGGCCGTCTCGCGCAGGGCGGGCAGCAGCCGATCACGCAGTGCCTCGTCCAGTTCGGATCGGGGGAAGCCCGGCGCGGGCACCACGGCGATCCGCTGTTCGGGAACGAGGACGGCGGGCAGCGCGGCGTAGGTCGCCGCGGCGCGGTCCAGGACCGCGTCGAGGGCGACGCCCGGACGGGCCCGCCTGCGATCCGCCTCCAGCGGGACCGTGGCCAGCAGCCGCGCGGGCAGCGAGAGCAGGTCGTCGGTGGGGGTCGGCGCGTGCAGTCGATCGCCTGCCTGCGGTTCCGGAGTCCCGTCGGCATCCACCGGCAGCGCCCAGCAGACCGACCAGCGACGGCGTCGCCGGGCCTCCGCCCCCGACTCGCCGAGTTCGTCCTCGGCCAGCACCCCGTCGGACCGTCGACACAGCCAGTGTCGAGGGCCGTCGGGGCCGTGCACCGTCACACGACCGTCGGCGTGGTCCTCGCGATGCCAGGTCCGGTCCTCGATCTCGATCCTGACGAGCCCCGGCAGGGCCAGCAGGAGATCCGGAGCCTGCTCGACACAGGCGGCGAGCACGGCCGCACCGTCGATCTCGGCGCGCAGCGGCAGCCGGACCTCGGTGTCGAAGCCCTCGGGCGGCGGCTCGGCGGCCTCGGACGGCCAGACCAGTCGGAGCACCGGCACCGTGTGGTCCCGTTCGGCGGCCACGTCGGCCAGCGTCTCCTCGGCGGCCACGATCGCGGCGGTCCGCGCGGCGGAGAAGGCCACCGAACCGGTCGACGAGATCACCGAGGGCTCCTCGCTGACCGCCAGGACCGCGGCGAAGCCGACGCCGAAGCGTCCGACGCTGGTCTCGTCGCGC
This genomic stretch from Actinoalloteichus hoggarensis harbors:
- a CDS encoding sacsin N-terminal ATP-binding-like domain-containing protein; this translates as MTEAAPTQEPTADPFGTARLRESVLLAWRSSPTRFREDANSEDDLRFGGYRDRLLIELAQNAADAAAEAGLGGTLRLALTGGELRAANTGSPLSADGVAALSALRASAKRDETSVGRFGVGFAAVLAVSEEPSVISSTGSVAFSAARTAAIVAAEETLADVAAERDHTVPVLRLVWPSEAAEPPPEGFDTEVRLPLRAEIDGAAVLAACVEQAPDLLLALPGLVRIEIEDRTWHREDHADGRVTVHGPDGPRHWLCRRSDGVLAEDELGESGAEARRRRRWSVCWALPVDADGTPEPQAGDRLHAPTPTDDLLSLPARLLATVPLEADRRRARPGVALDAVLDRAAATYAALPAVLVPEQRIAVVPAPGFPRSELDEALRDRLLPALRETAWLPAATGAEVTARDAVVIEDGTAELVELLAEVIPGLLSSTLGAARHTAALSALGVRRLGPAEVVAELSGLRREPEWWRRLYAALLPAAGPGTRLDELGALPVPLVDGRTVTGPRDVLLPDGELAALTATTAVDVTGLRIAHPDAVHPLLETLGARRAGPVELLDSDPVREAVLAGLDEAEAGGDVTPLVELVLGLVARAGEEPRPWLAALPLPAANGELRAADELMLPDAPLASVLDEDAGLGVLDSSVAERTSADVLRRIGVISGFSVLTVESPAGPDHDLADEELWWAEVDGDAEPPAELIAVRDLDLVAAHAWPAALRLLRAEPATWRAVRAPGYTAWWLARYASLAGRPPRQWRLPGAGELAGLYDPVPDAVLAEADVELLVAAGVRTELRITGNADAAELLARLADPESTISVGTALRVHRALADAVAVGLVDAERIEPPDSLRTLTGAVAAADDVVVLDEPWLLAVGDPASCVAVAEPDPFDDAAGDGASGGGGSSAVGGVVPDDLGGFGVTSAQGGAVELAELLDLPFASDEWAGRVVEPGRPIDWAAHVGVAGVIDLMGVRVPDGVLWLHEKLTVRSRDVDRQVPWWVDEDGAVHAADTQDGVARALAWRLDRWSQRQLIAALLVDTTAVNLLA